A single genomic interval of Arachis duranensis cultivar V14167 chromosome 7, aradu.V14167.gnm2.J7QH, whole genome shotgun sequence harbors:
- the LOC107496610 gene encoding pentatricopeptide repeat-containing protein At1g80270, mitochondrial (The sequence of the model RefSeq protein was modified relative to this genomic sequence to represent the inferred CDS: added 38 bases not found in genome assembly), producing the protein MWSLRGRASLLLSQFWYFGYDRLLLPNTFYHSGHASLKFAVSRRELSSQGDANSMIDQDGLEESHCEFPEKEELLDVLMGNFDEERKEKIRQNISRAWRKINLNPHNPKCKAELIEKLVEAKSLPEFRQRYLPNYISLIVKLSNHELHELEMYFESYPEPFKRKFAGVLLSIRGAQAKRNAVLVEHYITVGLKEDAKDLLKKMEGEDLQKNPRVGRYLLLSYAKLGDIDEVRRIWELCQTCPQREVCLAAIESFAELNKIDEAEAAFEFMSKRGLLQPKNYSLMLKIYVNNKMVKKGNNLVMRMADNGIQIGPLTWDDLVKLYIKAGEVEKAETVLQEAVLLNKEKPYINSYTAIMEHYANRGDIHSTKMIWQKMKEVGYKFNSRQYEVLLQAYLIAKLPAHGMRDMMKADNIVLNPVLRRLLVQVDPFHKIETLDLRIFNVRN; encoded by the exons ATGTGGTCTCTTCGCGGTCGAGCTTCTCTTCTTCTCAg TCAATTCTGGTACTTTGGATATGATCGTTTGTTGTTGCCGAATACGTTTTACCATTCCGGACATGCCTCCCTGAAATTCGCTGTGAGTAGGCGCGAACTTTCTTCGCAAGGTGATGCCAATAGCATGATAGATCAGGATGGTTTAGAGGAATCACACTGCGAGTTTCCAGAGAAAGAAGAACTTCTTGATGTGCTTATGGGTAACTTTgatgaagaaaggaaagaaaaaatcaGACAAAATATCTCACGGGCATGGCGCAAGATTAACCTTAACCCTCACAACCCTAAGTGTAAAGCTGAACtg ATTGAGAAGTTGGTAGAAGCAAAAAGTCTGCCTGAATTTAGGCAGAGATATCTTCCTAACTATATCAGTTTGATTGTTAAATTGTCTAATCATGAGCTACATGAATTAGAGATGTACTTTGAGAGTTATCCAGAACCTTTTAAACGGAAATTTGCTGGAGTTCTTTTATCAATTCGTGGCGCTCAGGCCAAAAGAAATGCAGTTTTAGTTGAACACTATATAACCGTTGGATTAAAAGAAGATGCCAAAGATTTATTGAAGAAGATGGAAGGTGAAGACCTACAAAAGAATCCTCGGGTTGGTAGGTATTTACTTCTGTCTTATGCGAAATTGGGTGATATAGATGAAGTGAGAAGAATTTGGGAGCTTTGTCAAACTTGCCCTCAAAGGGAAGTGTGTCTGGCTGCAATTGAGTCTTTTgctgaattgaataaaattgaTGAAGCAGAGGCGGCTTTTGAGTTTATGTCAAAGAGAGGGCTGCTTCAACCCAAAAACTACTCACTTATGCTGAAGATTTATGTAAATAATAAGATGGTAAAAAAGGGCAACAATCTTGTTATGCGAATGGCAGACAATGGGATCCAAATAGGCCCATTGACATGGGACGACCTAGTTAAACTTTATATCAAAGCAGGGGAAGTTGAGAAGG GAGAAACCATATATCAATTCTTATACTGCTATTATGGAGCATTATGCCAATAGAGGTGATATCCATAGTACAAAGATGATTTGGCAGAAAATGAAAGAAGTGGGCTATAAGTTTAATTCGAGGCAATACGAAGTTTTACTACAGGCTTATTTAATTGCCAAGCTTCCGGCACATGGAATGAGGGACATGATGAAAGCCGATAACATAGTTCTCAACCCAGTTCTTCGGCGTTTATTGGTTCAAGTTGATCCTTTTCATAAGATTGAAACCTTAGATTTGCGTATTTTTAATGTACGAAATTGA
- the LOC107496609 gene encoding pentatricopeptide repeat-containing protein At1g71210, mitochondrial — MLQQLKHVTKRRSLFSSFLIHNNHPSSFSSSSSSSSSHNSHTVLRKINQNDVASSIKDWFKTLDSLITRIFQILSSKDSSSYNDNAAVDASLSALKLPRLDESFVLTVLHHGTAAAHVYPCLRFFHWVGRQPDFHHTRGTFSAISRILARAPSVEDLDEFLPSFRRRGPALWGSNRFYHAIRLVREFGNSGLVPLDHTYEVCIMDLVQGGRLNEALEFYRQKKEDEGYIPGLGSYNMLIYRLLRENRLIEVYDLFTEMSETDVPPNTATMNAVLCFFCKVGMADVALDLFKSRSEFMLSPNHMAYKHLILALCWDGNAKEAFSVLKSSIDHHFIPDAPTFTRLANVLCRECMIDEMKELLHLALEWKIMPNASTYDNFITALCRAGRVEESYLIHGELKGVSFSRAYANMIKGFKELNRGDIAARLLVEMKEKGHKVTPALCRVVVCCLLQMDNSRSRFFSLFEMLSHNDRQHYIYDCFIDAAGHAKQAELAWKVFELMQRNGIQPTSSSLILMLKAYLESGRTYDALNFFNNVWSRGLATRKLYNCLVVSLCKSKNPGPAYLLLQQMLRDGFHPSIECYENLVQELCSSKRYHEAVDLVNVYEKMGRRLTSSLGNILLSQSMSSLEVYNACVRLRGVKEEGKTDWSMLSFVVGAFYDHHRVSHVEDLEKLTAKCFPLDIYTYNLLLRKACKSDMGQACELFERMRRRGFEPNRWTYTILVYGFKRHGTRDEAERWFQESKRILSNRETRMLILRNN; from the coding sequence ATGCTACAGCAACTAAAACATGTAACCAAACGCAgatctctcttctcttctttcctcaTTCACAACAACCacccttcttccttttcttcttcttcatcatcttcctcttctcaTAACTCCCACACCGtcttaagaaaaataaaccaaaacgaCGTCGCATCTTCCATCAAGGACTGGTTCAAGACGCTTGACTCACTCATCACCCGAATCTTTCAGATTCTCTCTTCGAAGGACTCCTCCTCCTATAACGACAACGCCGCCGTCGATGCCTCTCTCTCCGCCCTAAAACTCCCCCGTCTCGACGAGTCCTTCGTCCTCACCGTACTCCACCATGGCACCGCCGCCGCACACGTCTACCCCTGTCTCCGCTTCTTCCATTGGGTCGGCCGCCAGCCCGACTTCCACCACACTCGTGGCACCTTCTCCGCCATCTCCCGAATCCTTGCTCGCGCCCCATCAGTGGAAGACCTCGACGAATTCCTCCCATCTTTCCGCCGCCGTGGTCCCGCTTTGTGGGGGAGTAATAGATTTTATCATGCTATTAGGTTGGTTAGGGAGTTTGGGAATTCAGGACTGGTGCCGTTGGATCATACTTATGAGGTTTGTATAATGGACCTTGTGCAGGGTGGCCGGTTGAATGAGGCCTTGGAGTTTTACAGAcagaagaaagaagatgaagGGTACATTCCTGGTTTGGGGAGTTACAACATGTTGATTTATAGGCTCTTGAGGGAGAACAGACTCATCGAGGTGTATGATTTGTTTACAGAAATGTCTGAGACTGATGTTCCACCGAATACGGCTACCATGAATGCTGTGCTGTGCTTCTTTTGCAAGGTGGGGATGGCGGATGTCGCTCTTGATCTGTTCAAGTCGAGGTCAGAGTTTATGCTGTCACCAAATCATATGGCTTATAAGCACTTGATACTTGCTTTGTGTTGGGACGGAAACGCCAAGGAAGCATTCAGTGTGTTGAAGAGCTCGATCGATCACCATTTTATTCCAGATGCACCGACCTTTACTAGGCTTGCTAATGTTCTGTGTAGAGAGTGCATGATTGATGAGATGAAAGAGTTGCTCCATCTTGCCTTGGAATGGAAAATTATGCCTAATGCTTCCACGTATGACAACTTTATAACGGCACTGTGCCGGGCGGGAAGAGTGGAAGAGAGTTATTTGATACATGGGGAACTTAAAGGTGTGTCTTTTAGCAGGGCCTATGCAAATATGATAAAGGGTTTTAAAGAGTTGAATAGGGGAGATATTGCTGCTCGTCTTCTCGTTGAAATGAAGGAGAAGGGTCATAAAGTGACACCGGCTCTATGTAgagttgttgtttgttgtttacTTCAGATGGACAATTCAAGGTCTCGGTTTTTCAGTTTGTTTGAGATGCTGTCCCATAATGATCGTCAACATTATATTTATGATTGTTTCATTGATGCGGCTGGGCATGCCAAGCAGGCTGAGTTGGCTTGGAAAGTGTTTGAGTTGATGCAGAGGAATGGCATTCAGCCTacttcatcttctctaattCTTATGTTGAAAGCTTATTTGGAAAGTGGAAGGACTTATGATGCGCTTAACTTCTTTAATAATGTTTGGTCCCGTGGATTGGCTACTAGAAAGTTATATAATTGCTTGGTTGTTTCTCTCTGCAAAAGCAAGAATCCTGGACCTGCGTATCTGCTCTTACAACAAATGTTAAGAGATGGTTTTCATCCAAGCATTGAATGCTATGAGAATCTTGTACAGGAGCTTTGTTCATCGAAAAGATATCATGAGGCAGTGGATCTTGTTAATGTGTATGAGAAAATGGGACGTCGATTAACCTCTTCTCTCGGTAAcatacttctttctcaatctatGTCTTCACTGGAAGTTTACAATGCCTGTGTTCGTTTAAGAGGAGTGAAAGAGGAGGGAAAAACTGATTGGTCAATGCTTAGCTTTGTGGTTGGTGCATTTTATGATCATCATAGAGTTAGCCATGTTGAGGACTTGGAGAAACTAACAGCAAAGTGCTTTCCACTTGACATTTACACTTACAATTTGTTGTTGAGAAAAGCATGTAAGAGTGATATGGGGCAGGCTTGTGAGTTGTTTGAAAGGATGCGTCGAAGGGGCTTTGAGCCCAACCGGTGGACTTATACCATCCTGGTTTATGGTTTCAAAAGGCATGGGACGAGAGACGAGGCTGAGAGGTGGTTTCAAGAAAGTAAAAGGATATTATCCAACAGAGAAACCAGAATGCTCATTTTAAGGAACAATTGA